One Trichoplusia ni isolate ovarian cell line Hi5 unplaced genomic scaffold, tn1 tig00002396, whole genome shotgun sequence DNA window includes the following coding sequences:
- the LOC113507540 gene encoding zinc finger MYND domain-containing protein 10-like: MFLCRLAVGDYSSLHNRTNGVKNPGCTLIELVPQIKDACLKKVHKRTKTLAKAQLELFHMDGSEESRNMAKRLLESYTSDAALALDSGGAKCAKCGDKATKKCSRCKTEWYCGRECQVQQWPKHKEICDQFAKICV; this comes from the exons ATGTTCCTATGCCGGCTGGCCGTGGGCGACTACTCCAGCTTGCACAACCGCACCAACGGCGTCAAGAATCCTGGATGTACCCTCATCGAACTAGTGCCACAA ATAAAAGATGCCTGCCTAAAGAAAGTCCACAAGCGCACCAAGACATTAGCTAAGGCCCAATTGGAGTTGTTTCATATGGACGGGTCGGAGGAGTCGCGCAACATGGCCAAGCGCCTGCTGGAGTCCTACACCAGCGACGCCGCACTCGCGCTGGACAGCGGCGGCGCTAAGTGCGCTAAATGTGGAGACAAGGCCACTAAGAAGTGCTCCAGATGTAAGACTGAGTGGTATTGTGGCAG GGAATGCCAAGTGCAACAATGGCCGAAGCACAAGGAGATATGCGATCAGTTTGCTAAGATTTGTGTGTAA